Proteins from one Chelonia mydas isolate rCheMyd1 chromosome 14, rCheMyd1.pri.v2, whole genome shotgun sequence genomic window:
- the LOC102929815 gene encoding zinc finger protein 391, with product MQENYETVTSLGFPIPKPELIARLERGEELWVSDLQDFKDRRLQRCTSTGAERGSENKEGNHHEAAPGEVEPQGTFLGRAEGNFSHCWNQGEAWGNRHRSERLLINQPRKKVDESINGGGGDENPREQQTNPKEETPWHCLECGKGFIVRSQLVTHQTVHTGEKPFQCLDSGESFSKHTDLNNHGRRHTVDKPIQCVECGKCFSSKSALNSHEKSHTGERPHKCLDCGKSFTWRRALVRHQKIHTGERPHKCLDCGKSFTWRSALVKHQVIHTGKRPHKCLDCGKSFTWRTALVRHQKIHTGERPHKCLDCGKSFICKADLAHHQAIHTGERPHKCLDCGKRFIQRSRLVLHQAIHTGERPHKCLDCGKSFKRKSYLVHHQAVHTGERPHKCLDCGKSFIRKPNLIQHQARPRKRSRTPSLGQLQPASGARYNNPLRRAMTVSLWSRSTALLGHLAVTDAEVARRSGKSPTDYPFSLYGL from the exons atgcaggagaactacgagacggtgacctcgctgg GATTTCCCATTCCTAAACCTGAGCTTATCGCCcggctggaacgaggggaagagctgtgggtGTCCGATCTCCAGGATTTCAAGGACAGAAGGCTTCAGAGATGCACCAGCACAG GTGCTGAGCGAGGGAGTGAGAACAAGGAGGGGAATCATCATGAGGCAGCTCCTGGGGAAGTGGAACCACAGGGGACCTTTTTGggaagagctgaagggaatttttcccattgCTGGAATCagggagaagcctggggaaaTCGGCACAGGTCAGAGAGGCTTCTGATAAACCAGCCCAGGAAGAAAGTGGATGAATCTATTAATGGTGGGGGAGGAGACGAGAATCCCAGAGAGCAGCAGACAAATCCCAAGGAAGAGACACCCTGGCactgccttgagtgtgggaaaggaTTCATTGTGAGATCACAACTTGTTACACATCAGACAGTTCATACGGGAGAGAAACCATTTCAGTGTTTGGACAGTGGGGAAAGCTTCAGTAAGCACACAGATCTTAATAACCATGGGAGAAGGCacactgtagacaagcccattcAATGCGTTGAATGCGGGAAATGTTTCAGTTCAAagtcagcactaaattcacatgagaaaagccacacaggagagagaccccacaagtgcttggactgtgggaaaagtttcacatggaggAGGGCGCTTGttagacatcagaaaatccatacaggagagagaccccacaagtgcttggactgtgggaaaagtttcacatggaggTCGGCGCTTGTTAAACATCAGGTAATCCACACAGGaaagagaccccacaagtgcttggactgtgggaaaagtttcacatggaggACGGCGCTTGttagacatcagaaaatccatacaggagagagaccccacaagtgcttggactgtgggaaaagtttcatatgCAAGGCAGATCTTGCTcatcatcaggcaatccacacaggagagagaccccacaagtgcttggactgtgggaaaagattCATACAAAGGTCACGCCTCGTTctacatcaggcaatccacacaggagagagaccccacaaatGCTTagattgtgggaaaagtttcaaaagAAAGTCATACCTTGTTCATCATCaggcagtccacacaggagagagaccccacaagtgcttggattgtgggaaaagtttcataagaAAGCCAAACCTTATtcaacatcag GCTCGCCCTCGTAAGCGAAGCCGCACTCCTTCCCTCGGACAACTCCAGCCGGCATCCGG CGCCCGATACAACAACCCATTGCGACGAGCAATGACCGTGTCACTATGGTCACGGTCCACCGCCCTTTTGGGTCACCTGGCAGTCACAGATGCCGAGGTTGCGCGACGATCCGGAAAGAGTCCTACAGACTATCCGTTCAGTCTTTACGGCCTTTAA